The genomic DNA ATTGCGCTTTTTCTCACCGCCCGAGAAACCTTCGTTAAGGTAGCGCTCCGCCATTTCTTCTTTCATATTCAGGAGAGCCATTTTTTCATCCAACTTGGTGATGAAGTCGCGAACCGAAATCTTATCCTCGTCCTCCTTGCCAGCATTCATCGCTGCACGAAGGAACTCCGCATTGGTAATCCCTGGGATTTCAGAAGGGTATTGCATAGCCAAAAAGAGGCCCATGCGTGCCCGCTCGTCAACTTCCAACTCCAGAATGTCCACTCCGTCAAAGAGTACCTGTCCCTTGGTCACTTCATAGTGAGGATGCCCCATGATGGCTGCAGAAAGAGTCGACTTCCCTGTCCCGTTTGGGCCCATGATGGCTGCAATCTCTCCTGTTTTGAGGGTTAGGTTGACCCCTTTTAAGATTTCTTTGCCTTCAATCTCAACATGAAGATCCTTGATTTCTAATACTGACATGACTGTCTCCTTTTCTTTTTAACTGTTCCCATTATATCAAAAAAGAGCCCTGCTGGCTCTTTCTGTGTTTAGAAACATTCTTATTTCATTTTTTTGAATTCCGTTTGAGAATCCGTTTTTCCTTCCAGTTAGCAATGCTTTCCTGACGGTAACTGCTATTTCCAATAAAGCGGAGCAAGTTGAGGACAGGGGTGCGATTTTCACCAAAAATTCCAATCAGTTCAGACAGGATCAGAACTCCCAGCACCAAGGCAATCATGAGCAGGACGCCCCCCAGACGACTGGAAACATTGAGCAGAAGGGAAATTAGCGAAAAGACAAAGGAGATGGCGTAGATAACCAGCACTGTTCCCCTGTGGGTCAAGCCCAGTGAGAGCAGGCGGTGATGCAGGTGCATCCGGTCTGCTTCGTAGAATTTTTGTCCAGATAGCGTCCTTCGGATAATCGCCACAACCGTATCTGTCAGCGGCACTCCCAGAATAATCATAGGAGTCACCACAGCAACAGCCGTTGAATTTTTCAAGCCTTGCAGAGAGAGGACACCAATCATAAAGCCGATAAAGAGGGCTCCTGTATCCCCCAGATAAATAATGGCCGGGTGATAGTTATAGGGTAGAAAACCTGCAATAGCAGCCACTAATATAAAGATAGTCAGCGTCAAAAAGAGATTGCTATCGTGCAGGAAAAAGTAAGACACAATCCCCATGGTGGTCAAGGAGATAACCGAAACACCTGACACTAGACCATCCAAACCATCTATGAGATTGACCGCATTGGTAATCGTCACAATCCAGAGGATGGTTAGAACAAAGGATAGCCAGGGCGGAAAATGAATCATCGGCCCACCAAAAGGAATCTTGAAATCATCAAAGCGAAATTCAGTAAAGACCCAGATAATCGACGCTGCCACCAGCATCCCAAGCAATTTGGGAAGAGGACGCAACTCCTTAATATCATCAATCAAACCCGTCACAATGATAATTCCGCCCGCAAGCACCAAGGGTAGGGCGTAATCAAAGTAGGTGCCGTGGTAATTGATATGGGTTACGATACCAGGCAAAAACCAAAGGGCTGCAAGAGAAAAGGCGATAAAGATAGCCAAACCACCCGCTGTCGGCATAGGAACCTTGTTAATCCGCCGAGCGTTGGGATTGTCTACCGCGCCAATCCTAAAGGATAGGAAGCGAACCAGTGGAGTTGCAAGCGCCGCAATAATCAGGGTAGAGATAACTACGATGATGTATTTTAGTGCAAAAGGAATCATGAAAGACTAACCTTTCCCAATTCTTGAATAGCCGCAAGTGGCAAAAGGATATGACCATGTTCCTGCAAGACAGGTCTTGAAATCGTTGTGTCGTTGGTGTATTCCAACATGCGAGATAGGACATATTCCAGATAGTTCTTTGTGCGGTTTTCGATGTTGATAAGAACGGTCATATAGTAGCGGCCGTTCATCTTGTAAAGTTCAGATTCCTCCACATCGTAGTCAACCGTATCAACAAAAGCCACGACTTCTCTCAAACTAGCGAAATCCAAGATATAGTAGATATAGCGGTCGTCAATCTCTTCCTCTTCTTCTGCCTCGACCTTTTCCAAATAACGAACAGCCGCGTCATCGCCCGCACTTTTTTCTCGGACGGTTTTCTCCAAGGTCTTTAAAAATTCATCAGGTGTCATTTGCGACAGGTCTTCTAAGTTAGCCAAGTCAGCAAAATCTTCAAAATTCAAGTTTTTGTCAATGTCTGATTTGGTAACAAAAATATCCACCTTGTCTGGC from Streptococcus oriscaviae includes the following:
- a CDS encoding glycosyltransferase family 4 protein, giving the protein MIPFALKYIIVVISTLIIAALATPLVRFLSFRIGAVDNPNARRINKVPMPTAGGLAIFIAFSLAALWFLPGIVTHINYHGTYFDYALPLVLAGGIIIVTGLIDDIKELRPLPKLLGMLVAASIIWVFTEFRFDDFKIPFGGPMIHFPPWLSFVLTILWIVTITNAVNLIDGLDGLVSGVSVISLTTMGIVSYFFLHDSNLFLTLTIFILVAAIAGFLPYNYHPAIIYLGDTGALFIGFMIGVLSLQGLKNSTAVAVVTPMIILGVPLTDTVVAIIRRTLSGQKFYEADRMHLHHRLLSLGLTHRGTVLVIYAISFVFSLISLLLNVSSRLGGVLLMIALVLGVLILSELIGIFGENRTPVLNLLRFIGNSSYRQESIANWKEKRILKRNSKK
- the sufC gene encoding Fe-S cluster assembly ATPase SufC; its protein translation is MSVLEIKDLHVEIEGKEILKGVNLTLKTGEIAAIMGPNGTGKSTLSAAIMGHPHYEVTKGQVLFDGVDILELEVDERARMGLFLAMQYPSEIPGITNAEFLRAAMNAGKEDEDKISVRDFITKLDEKMALLNMKEEMAERYLNEGFSGGEKKRNEILQLLMLEPTFALLDEIDSGLDIDALKVVSKGINAMRGEGFGAMIITHYQRLLNYITPDVVHVMMEGRVVLSGGPELAVRLEKEGYVNVAAELGIDYEEKEEA
- the mecA gene encoding adaptor protein MecA; this translates as MKMKQISDSTLKITIKLEDLEERGMEIADFLVPQEKTEEFFYTVLDELELPLTFRESGMLSFRVTPKPDKVDIFVTKSDIDKNLNFEDFADLANLEDLSQMTPDEFLKTLEKTVREKSAGDDAAVRYLEKVEAEEEEEIDDRYIYYILDFASLREVVAFVDTVDYDVEESELYKMNGRYYMTVLINIENRTKNYLEYVLSRMLEYTNDTTISRPVLQEHGHILLPLAAIQELGKVSLS